In the Paroedura picta isolate Pp20150507F chromosome 15, Ppicta_v3.0, whole genome shotgun sequence genome, one interval contains:
- the SMTNL2 gene encoding smoothelin-like protein 2: MDVSAARPSASDIADLNSQDAQTVCEALGRYEETLRGAVQEIHVDIQVFKSGVDRQVAEVLRLASPLAHTVAELQQENRALRAQVERLAQQVDALSGAAGLTDDWAARRSASARFSSHAKLSLSSKSQSLDLENHNDSESRKASDFSIVENGHQPSGGLAMLAPEPASPLHQPNAPPEAHAPALSLRMPHLPVTAVTRVSETFSGETSGGPITPSVPGGQQNKSHSEPVSKTSNQSVSATKSWSSSSVRTSASITSEKFSSVTKSTSSTSYGVAGGTQASESVTASQQHDVAPKPHSPPPVAQRPVEKRRELVRSQTLPRTSGTQARKALFEKFDQDRGKGKGEIRPKLKRSQSFGVASASSIKQILLEWCRSKTIGYKHIDLQNFSSSWSDGMAFCALVHSFFPEEFDYNTLDPAKRKENFELAFTMAEKMASCDRLIEVEDMMVMGRKPDPMCVFTYVQSLYNHLRRFE, translated from the exons ATGGACGTGAGCGCGGCGCGGCCGTCGGCGAGCGACATCGCCGACCTCAACAGCCAGGACGCGCAGACGGTGTGCGAGGCGCTGGGCCGCTACGAGGAGACGCTGCGCGGCGCCGTCCAGGAGATCCACGTGGACATCCAGGTGTTCAAGAGCGGCGTCGACCGGCAGGTGGCCGAGGTCCTGCGCCTGGCCAGCCCGTTGGCGCACACGGTGGCCGAGCTGCAGCAGGAGAACCGCGCCCTGCGCGCCCAGGTGGAGCGCTTGGCCCAGCAGGTGGACGCTCTCAGCGGCGCGGCTGGCCTGACCGACGACTGGGCGGCCCGGCGGAGCGCCAGCGCCAGGTTCTCCAGCCACGCCAAGCTGTCCTTGTCCAGCAAGAGTCAG AGTTTGGACTTGGAAAACCATAATGACTCTGAGAGCAGGAAGGCTTCTGATTTCTCCATAGTTGAAAATGGACATCAGCCTTCAGGAG GCCTGGCCATGCTTGCTCCGGAAccagcctcccctctccaccAGCCAAACGCGCCCCCTGAGGCCCACGCTCCAGCGCTGAGCTTACGGATGCCGCACCTTCCGGTTACCGCGGTAACCAGAGTATCGGAAACCTTCTCAGGAGAAACCTCTGGGGGACCGATTACGCCGAGTGTCCCCGGAGGGCAGCAGAACAAAAGCCACAGTGAGCCTGTGTCAAAAACTTCAAATCAATCAG tGAGTGCTACAAAGAGCTGGAGTTCAAGTTCCGTGAGGACAAGCGCCTCCATCACGTCAG AGAAATTCTCTTCCGTCACAAAGTCCACATCGTCCACGAGCTACGGGGTGGCCGGCGGAACCCAGGCTAGCGAGAG TGtgacagccagccagcagcacgaCGTAGCCCCCAAGCCCCATTCCCCACCTCCGGTGGCCCAACGGCCAGTGGAAAAACGGAGAGAGTTGGTGAGGTCTCAGACGCTGCCCCGCACTTCAGGGACTCAGGCCAGGAAGGCGCTGTTTGAAAAGTTTGACCAGGACCGTGGAAA ggggaagggggagattcGCCCTAAGCTCAAGAGGTCCCAGAGTTTTGGGGTCGCCAGTGCCAGCAGCATCAAGCAGATCCTCTTGGAGTGGTGCCGTTCCAAAACCATTGGCTATAAG CACATTGACCTGCAGAACTTCTCGTCCAGCTGGAGTGACGGGATGGCCTTTTGCGCTCTCGTCCACTCCTTTTTCCCGGAAGAGTTCGACTACAACACGCTCGACCCTGCCAAGCGCAAGGAGAATTTTGAGCTGGCGTTCACCATGGCAGA GAAAATGGCCAGTTGCGATCGCCTGATCGAAGTGGAGGACATGATGGTGATGGGACGCAAGCCGGACCCCATGTGCGTCTTCACCTACGTGCAGTCCCTCTACAATCACCTCCGCCGCTTCGAATGA